A section of the Methanoregula formicica SMSP genome encodes:
- a CDS encoding phenylacetate--CoA ligase family protein: MALWDPRIEEMPQEDLRKMQYKLLKSLAYRLYSFSPFYHDRMKEQNVHPDDIRELADVKKLPFMFKRDLRDNYPDRIFTATQDELVRYHVSSGTTGKPTVVGYTQKDLDLWTTSLARGLTSIGLGRGDVIQVSYGYGLFTGGLGMHYGAERIGATVLPTSVGNTERQIELMQDLGATAIACTPSYLLHMGEVAEKMGMSIRKDTRLRTGILGAEPWTEKMRVRIEDWLGIKAYDIYGTSELSGPMFTECSEQNGFHVWSDLALVEIIDPKTEEPLEPGESGEVTITILQKEALPMIRYRIGDIAAMDDAVCACGRTNPRIHRIQGRVDDMLIIRGINVFPSQVEHALMAIPEVGQHFQIVVERKGALDDMLVRVELKKESFSDKITDLMKIRQNVEHRLRNSLNVNADVELVEPGSLPRFEGKSKKVIDKRSL, encoded by the coding sequence ATGGCCTTATGGGATCCCCGTATTGAAGAGATGCCCCAAGAGGATCTCCGGAAAATGCAGTATAAACTGCTGAAAAGTCTTGCTTACCGATTGTACAGTTTTTCCCCGTTCTATCACGACCGGATGAAAGAGCAGAATGTCCATCCGGATGATATCCGCGAGCTTGCCGATGTGAAAAAACTCCCGTTCATGTTCAAGCGGGACCTCAGGGATAATTATCCCGACCGCATCTTTACCGCAACGCAGGACGAACTGGTCCGGTACCATGTCTCAAGCGGGACCACCGGGAAACCAACGGTTGTCGGGTACACGCAGAAGGATCTGGACCTGTGGACTACCTCGCTTGCACGGGGCTTGACATCCATCGGCCTTGGGCGGGGCGATGTCATCCAGGTCAGTTACGGGTACGGCCTCTTCACCGGAGGGCTCGGGATGCATTATGGGGCAGAACGGATCGGTGCAACGGTCCTGCCGACAAGTGTTGGTAATACCGAGCGCCAGATCGAACTGATGCAGGACCTGGGCGCAACGGCGATAGCCTGCACTCCCTCGTATCTCCTGCATATGGGCGAAGTTGCCGAGAAGATGGGCATGAGTATCCGGAAAGATACCCGGCTGCGAACGGGTATTCTTGGGGCAGAACCCTGGACCGAGAAGATGCGGGTCAGGATTGAGGACTGGCTCGGGATCAAGGCATATGATATCTATGGTACCAGTGAGTTGTCCGGTCCGATGTTCACTGAATGCAGCGAACAGAACGGATTCCATGTCTGGTCCGATCTTGCTCTCGTCGAAATTATCGATCCCAAGACAGAAGAGCCGCTGGAGCCAGGAGAGAGCGGGGAAGTCACCATCACCATCCTGCAGAAAGAAGCGCTCCCCATGATTCGCTACCGGATCGGGGATATCGCAGCAATGGACGATGCCGTCTGTGCCTGCGGAAGGACCAACCCGCGGATTCACCGGATCCAGGGCCGCGTCGATGACATGCTGATCATCCGGGGGATCAATGTCTTCCCCTCGCAGGTAGAACATGCACTGATGGCGATTCCCGAAGTCGGGCAGCACTTCCAGATCGTCGTAGAGCGGAAAGGCGCACTTGACGATATGCTTGTCAGGGTTGAACTGAAAAAGGAGTCATTCAGCGACAAGATAACGGACCTGATGAAGATCCGCCAGAATGTTGAACACCGGCTCAGGAACTCCCTGAACGTGAACGCCGATGTGGAGCTTGTCGAACCCGGCTCACTCCCGAGGTTTGAAGGAAAATCCAAGAAAGTTATTGATAAGAGGTCGTTATAA
- a CDS encoding ACT domain-containing protein: protein MDAKKYLIKQISIFSENRPGRLAAIAHALGEEKVNILAFSIAEANGFGVVRALVDHPQKAHDTLQALGFNIAFTDVIAVKMKDQPGGLYEVAKILGDSGINIEYSYAYSGKDGAVLILRVDQVEDAIKKIQQSGATLIERSVFH, encoded by the coding sequence ATGGACGCGAAAAAATACCTGATCAAACAGATCTCGATATTCTCGGAAAATCGCCCGGGCCGCCTCGCGGCTATCGCCCACGCCCTGGGAGAAGAGAAGGTGAACATTCTTGCATTCAGCATTGCTGAGGCAAATGGTTTTGGTGTTGTCAGGGCACTTGTGGATCACCCGCAGAAAGCCCATGATACGCTGCAGGCGCTCGGATTCAACATCGCATTCACTGACGTGATCGCGGTAAAGATGAAAGACCAGCCCGGCGGTCTCTACGAAGTCGCGAAGATTCTCGGGGATTCCGGGATCAACATTGAGTATTCGTACGCATACTCCGGGAAAGATGGCGCAGTCCTCATCCTCCGTGTCGATCAGGTTGAGGATGCAATAAAAAAGATCCAGCAGTCAGGTGCGACCCTGATCGAGAGATCGGTCTTTCACTGA
- the hxlA gene encoding 3-hexulose-6-phosphate synthase, with protein MNHGILQVALDLLDLDRAVKIAQEAVEGGADWIEAGTPLIKSEGMHAVRTLRQQFPHAVIVADMKVADTGALEVEMAAKAGADVIGILADADDAVIAESVRAARLYGVKIMADLINVADPLARAQQLESFGVHIICAHVGIDQQMTGKESLNLLSTLSGQINIPLAVAGGIDASGAGDAIRNGAEIVIVGGNIVRSADVMGSTKEIRRGMNTGRGDVRRSRSKEEETHDIFMQVSAPNITDAMHRKGAMNGIVSICGTVKLVGKAVTVQTFAGDWAKPVEAIDVGMPGDVIVINNDGGTHVAPWGELATLSCIKKGISGVVIDGAVRDVDDIRALKYPVFAKSTVPNAGEPKGMGEINAEIRCCGQWVRPGDWIVGDESGVVVIPAEQAYEVARRALEIRKTEERIREEIQRGSTLAQIAHLEKWEKR; from the coding sequence ATGAACCATGGGATCCTGCAGGTGGCGCTTGACCTTCTCGATCTGGATCGTGCTGTGAAGATTGCGCAGGAAGCTGTCGAAGGCGGTGCTGACTGGATCGAAGCAGGAACCCCGCTCATCAAGAGCGAAGGCATGCACGCTGTCCGGACATTGCGCCAGCAGTTTCCTCATGCAGTCATCGTTGCAGACATGAAAGTGGCCGATACCGGGGCTCTTGAGGTGGAGATGGCGGCAAAAGCCGGCGCAGATGTCATCGGGATCCTTGCGGATGCGGATGACGCGGTGATTGCTGAATCTGTCCGGGCTGCTCGGCTCTATGGCGTGAAGATCATGGCAGACCTGATCAACGTGGCAGATCCTCTCGCCCGCGCTCAGCAACTGGAATCTTTTGGCGTCCACATTATCTGCGCCCATGTGGGCATTGATCAGCAGATGACCGGAAAAGAGTCCTTGAACCTCCTCTCCACACTATCCGGTCAGATTAACATCCCCCTGGCAGTTGCCGGGGGAATCGATGCTTCGGGTGCTGGTGACGCTATCCGGAACGGAGCGGAGATTGTGATCGTTGGTGGCAATATTGTGCGTTCTGCTGATGTGATGGGTTCCACAAAGGAGATCCGGCGCGGAATGAACACAGGGAGGGGGGATGTCCGCCGCAGCAGGTCGAAAGAGGAAGAGACACATGACATTTTTATGCAGGTTTCAGCGCCCAATATCACCGATGCAATGCACCGGAAAGGAGCAATGAACGGGATCGTCTCTATTTGCGGTACCGTGAAACTGGTGGGAAAGGCTGTCACCGTGCAGACATTTGCCGGTGACTGGGCAAAACCCGTGGAGGCTATCGATGTTGGAATGCCCGGGGATGTCATCGTCATCAACAACGATGGGGGGACGCATGTAGCCCCGTGGGGGGAGCTTGCCACCCTGAGTTGCATAAAAAAAGGAATTTCAGGTGTAGTCATCGATGGCGCAGTCAGGGATGTTGATGATATCCGTGCGTTGAAGTATCCGGTCTTTGCAAAATCGACCGTGCCCAATGCCGGAGAGCCCAAAGGAATGGGGGAGATCAATGCCGAGATCCGGTGTTGCGGGCAATGGGTCCGTCCCGGTGACTGGATTGTTGGCGATGAGAGCGGGGTTGTCGTGATCCCTGCAGAGCAGGCATACGAGGTGGCACGGAGGGCACTGGAGATCCGGAAAACCGAAGAACGAATCCGCGAAGAGATCCAGCGGGGAAGCACTCTTGCTCAAATCGCGCATCTGGAAAAGTGGGAAAAAAGATAA
- a CDS encoding nitroreductase family protein: MNVVTTLIKSRHSVRKYKPDPLDERAIQDALECAALAPTARNVQPWLFGVVRDKHVLKTIAGLAANGPFIADCAACFFVFCERKELYYLEDGCAATENLILALQAYGISSCWVAGDKKEYAEPVRKLLNVPETYTLVSLVAAGIPAEVTIAPKKPLKKLVFFEQYKKE; the protein is encoded by the coding sequence ATGAATGTTGTTACCACACTGATAAAGTCCCGTCACAGTGTCCGGAAATACAAACCGGATCCTCTCGATGAGCGGGCAATCCAGGACGCTCTCGAATGCGCCGCCCTTGCACCCACGGCGCGGAATGTCCAGCCATGGCTGTTTGGTGTAGTGCGCGACAAACATGTGCTGAAGACTATTGCCGGGCTTGCAGCGAACGGGCCGTTCATTGCTGATTGTGCAGCATGCTTTTTCGTTTTCTGTGAAAGGAAGGAGCTCTACTACCTGGAGGATGGCTGCGCTGCAACCGAGAACCTGATCCTTGCCCTCCAGGCCTATGGTATCTCGTCATGCTGGGTGGCGGGAGACAAGAAAGAGTACGCAGAGCCTGTCAGGAAATTACTGAATGTGCCGGAAACCTATACCCTCGTCTCCCTTGTTGCGGCCGGTATTCCTGCCGAAGTCACGATTGCACCAAAGAAACCCTTGAAAAAACTTGTGTTCTTTGAACAATACAAAAAGGAATAG
- a CDS encoding DUF3821 domain-containing protein — translation MVTGLFLMFCPVSAADAISTISAGNTVFIGEQGLDIRAAMDGDSTLGWWASGAPIASASPDKTISVPNPGSFSIYPSDFQTHIGSWYHLSGPSTPNGTAFTVADPYIDIRIEDTTVSTDVTNKWVPSDDELRFRIDTNFVQMLQRANVNSVPVTIKVRGPDGTLFSGLTSKSGQTTSLVDYQLTTSPQYTNAIWGTSNRAMYPPGTYSVWVECNVNSIKDNYGQTGKAVSSTVTVLNQDQNPLIGNKGYVTNPTTSTPVATTRTPTPTVSTAVTTSPPPTTVSTPAATATAESSAATTLPATAAVPAVPTTHTPGFGTGLVVLSLCACLALFLKKH, via the coding sequence ATGGTAACCGGGCTTTTCCTGATGTTCTGTCCGGTTTCTGCAGCTGATGCGATCAGCACGATCTCAGCCGGAAATACCGTCTTTATCGGTGAGCAGGGACTGGACATCCGTGCTGCAATGGATGGAGATTCAACGCTGGGATGGTGGGCATCCGGAGCCCCCATTGCGTCCGCTTCACCGGATAAGACGATCTCTGTCCCGAATCCGGGGAGTTTCTCGATCTATCCTTCGGATTTCCAGACACATATCGGAAGTTGGTACCATCTTTCCGGTCCGAGTACGCCGAACGGAACAGCGTTCACGGTTGCCGACCCCTATATTGATATCCGGATCGAGGATACGACAGTCAGCACGGACGTTACGAACAAATGGGTACCCTCGGATGACGAACTCCGGTTCAGGATTGATACCAATTTTGTCCAGATGCTCCAGCGGGCAAACGTGAACTCTGTTCCGGTCACCATCAAGGTGCGTGGCCCTGACGGAACATTGTTCAGCGGACTAACGAGTAAATCTGGACAAACCACATCGCTGGTGGATTACCAGTTGACAACCTCTCCCCAGTATACCAATGCTATCTGGGGCACGAGCAACCGGGCAATGTACCCTCCGGGCACATACTCTGTCTGGGTTGAATGCAATGTCAATTCAATAAAAGACAATTATGGCCAGACCGGAAAAGCCGTGAGTTCAACGGTTACGGTTCTCAACCAGGACCAGAACCCGCTCATCGGCAACAAGGGATATGTCACGAACCCGACGACATCAACGCCAGTGGCGACAACCCGGACTCCGACGCCGACTGTTAGCACGGCAGTTACGACAAGCCCTCCCCCCACCACCGTCTCAACCCCGGCCGCAACAGCAACGGCCGAATCCTCGGCAGCAACGACGCTGCCGGCAACTGCGGCCGTCCCTGCAGTCCCGACCACCCATACCCCTGGTTTCGGGACCGGACTGGTTGTTCTTTCTCTTTGTGCCTGTCTTGCGCTCTTCCTGAAAAAGCACTAA
- a CDS encoding GMP synthase subunit A, whose amino-acid sequence MLPIYVVNNHGQFNHLIHRGLRDLGIDVALIPNTTPAADVGADCRGVILGGGPSIERAGNCEQYLDLGIPVLGICLGLHIIARKYGGTVTTGQSGGYGPVEIEVCRDSEILAGYPKTMNVWASHADEVSRVPEDFCVLAQSSICNHEAIAHLEKPVFGLQWHPEVSHTFEGKRVFENFLRIIADNP is encoded by the coding sequence ATGCTTCCCATTTATGTTGTGAATAACCATGGGCAGTTCAACCACCTTATTCACCGAGGTCTGCGGGATCTTGGCATTGATGTGGCCCTGATCCCCAATACCACTCCGGCTGCCGATGTAGGGGCGGACTGTCGGGGGGTCATCCTTGGTGGGGGACCATCGATCGAACGTGCCGGGAACTGTGAGCAGTATCTCGACCTGGGAATACCGGTACTGGGAATATGTCTTGGGCTTCACATCATTGCCAGGAAATACGGGGGAACCGTGACAACCGGCCAGAGCGGCGGGTACGGCCCGGTCGAGATTGAGGTTTGCCGGGACAGCGAGATCCTCGCGGGATATCCTAAAACGATGAATGTCTGGGCATCCCATGCCGATGAAGTATCCCGGGTGCCGGAGGATTTTTGTGTTCTCGCACAATCGTCTATCTGCAACCACGAGGCGATTGCCCATTTGGAAAAACCGGTTTTCGGGCTCCAGTGGCATCCCGAGGTCAGCCATACCTTTGAAGGGAAACGCGTTTTTGAAAATTTCCTCCGGATCATTGCCGATAACCCATAA
- the cobT gene encoding nicotinate mononucleotide-dependent phosphoribosyltransferase CobT produces the protein MAFISGTIPIRFKKPFFCGILANTLLSTVPGVSGAGPSPEKTLLTPVLDAELIATGKVSSHPFKPDTPTGCPTPSTITRAMISLCRLQPFFVNAGLRHTPTVPCYDLYGKVGDDPRIRDAVPEARALFSRGETLGKILSQACDLLVVAECVPGGTTTALCVLRALGYEASVSSSFVENPVSIKEEICSKALARISSDNITDPLDIVRYTGDPMMPVAAGMIQAYTGTLLLAGGTQMLSVAALAKALGQKPPVVVTTSYVRDDPTANVTDLADRIGCPVYYVDPGFGDLGHPGLARYCIGEVKEGFGAGGAMYLAYLMGHSEEVIREKILSAAHVCS, from the coding sequence ATGGCGTTTATCTCCGGAACAATTCCCATACGGTTTAAAAAACCATTTTTTTGTGGCATTCTTGCAAACACCTTACTATCCACGGTTCCCGGGGTTTCGGGTGCCGGTCCGAGTCCCGAAAAAACACTCCTGACCCCGGTTCTTGATGCAGAGCTGATAGCAACCGGAAAAGTTTCCAGCCATCCCTTCAAGCCGGATACCCCGACCGGCTGTCCCACTCCATCTACCATAACACGGGCGATGATCTCCCTCTGCAGGCTCCAGCCCTTCTTTGTTAACGCAGGCCTGCGGCATACTCCGACGGTTCCCTGCTACGATCTTTACGGTAAGGTTGGAGATGATCCCCGTATCCGGGATGCCGTTCCGGAAGCGCGGGCGCTCTTCAGCCGCGGAGAGACGCTCGGAAAAATTCTTTCGCAGGCATGCGATCTCCTTGTTGTTGCAGAATGTGTGCCGGGGGGAACCACAACGGCACTCTGTGTTTTGCGGGCATTGGGATATGAGGCATCGGTAAGCAGCAGTTTTGTTGAAAACCCCGTATCGATAAAAGAAGAGATCTGTTCAAAAGCGCTTGCACGGATCTCATCCGATAACATAACAGACCCCCTTGACATTGTCCGGTATACTGGAGATCCCATGATGCCAGTGGCTGCAGGAATGATACAAGCATATACCGGAACCCTCCTCCTTGCGGGTGGTACCCAGATGTTATCGGTAGCAGCACTGGCAAAGGCACTCGGCCAGAAACCCCCGGTCGTTGTCACGACTTCTTATGTTCGAGATGATCCGACTGCGAATGTTACGGATCTTGCTGACCGGATCGGTTGCCCGGTGTATTATGTCGATCCCGGGTTCGGGGATCTTGGACATCCCGGCCTTGCACGGTACTGTATCGGGGAGGTTAAGGAAGGATTTGGTGCCGGGGGAGCAATGTATCTTGCCTATCTTATGGGCCACTCCGAAGAAGTGATCCGGGAAAAAATTTTATCTGCTGCACATGTCTGCAGCTAA
- a CDS encoding phosphatidylglycerophosphatase A, translating to MFEIEQRLQKLGITIDDMVSAAMGLYVSHGIPDDQAAMEIKKKIKKYLADPNVASLLLGAILLEDELYTKRKNSEIADDPIFLLSDEILGMAIAECIGGTYARFEFTRYDQKKPGILAHLGPFLDDAIAGLIAGCTSRLYSESL from the coding sequence ATGTTTGAGATCGAACAACGGCTCCAGAAACTGGGCATCACTATCGATGACATGGTCTCTGCGGCAATGGGTTTGTATGTCTCCCATGGGATACCGGATGACCAGGCAGCCATGGAGATTAAGAAAAAGATAAAAAAATACCTTGCAGATCCCAACGTTGCGTCCCTGCTTCTTGGTGCAATCCTTCTTGAGGACGAACTGTACACGAAACGGAAAAATTCCGAGATCGCTGACGACCCCATTTTCCTGCTCAGCGATGAGATCCTTGGCATGGCAATCGCAGAATGCATCGGGGGCACGTATGCGAGGTTTGAGTTTACCCGGTACGACCAGAAAAAGCCGGGTATCCTTGCACACCTCGGGCCGTTCCTTGATGATGCAATCGCCGGCCTGATCGCCGGGTGCACATCACGGCTCTATTCCGAATCATTATGA
- the cobS gene encoding adenosylcobinamide-GDP ribazoletransferase translates to MKTLRSLLQFTTTLPLGKPQDLEHFARHSYLYPIAGYIIGALVALPVFFITNTTIAAAVAVALLILVTGAHHFDGLMDFGDGLMAHGDKEKRIRALTDRNVGAGAVALALIITLLLFAGLQESASLISAIIIGEVCGKFSMAFLTAYGTPFHEGMQSYLHGYSQPYFPAISFLLCLPLLLLPVDPIKIFGAFLLMIICPALLLAVSRRLFGGVNGDVVGASNEITRALVVVGIALI, encoded by the coding sequence ATGAAGACACTCCGGTCCCTGCTCCAGTTCACCACAACACTTCCTCTCGGAAAACCGCAGGATCTCGAACATTTCGCCAGACACTCTTATCTTTACCCGATTGCCGGTTATATAATCGGTGCCCTGGTTGCTCTGCCGGTGTTTTTCATCACGAATACCACGATTGCCGCGGCAGTTGCAGTCGCACTTCTCATCCTTGTTACCGGGGCCCACCATTTCGATGGCCTGATGGATTTTGGCGACGGACTGATGGCACACGGGGATAAGGAAAAACGGATCCGTGCACTGACCGACAGGAACGTGGGTGCCGGTGCGGTTGCCCTCGCACTCATCATTACACTACTCCTCTTCGCAGGCCTTCAGGAATCCGCTTCACTCATCTCCGCGATAATAATCGGGGAGGTCTGTGGCAAATTCTCTATGGCATTCCTGACTGCGTACGGCACACCGTTCCATGAAGGCATGCAGAGTTATCTTCACGGGTATTCGCAGCCATATTTCCCGGCAATTTCTTTCCTGCTCTGCCTGCCGCTTCTCCTTCTTCCGGTTGATCCGATAAAAATATTCGGAGCGTTTCTCCTGATGATCATCTGCCCGGCGCTGCTGCTCGCAGTATCCCGCCGGCTTTTCGGTGGCGTGAACGGGGATGTTGTCGGTGCGTCCAATGAGATCACGCGGGCACTGGTAGTTGTTGGGATTGCACTAATCTAA
- the tuf gene encoding translation elongation factor EF-1 subunit alpha: MASDKPHMNLAVIGHIDHGKSTTVGRMMFETGAVPAHIIEGYRKEAETKGKATFEFAWVMDNLKEERERGITIDIAHKRFDTPKYYFTVVDCPGHRDFVKNMITGASQADAAVLVVAAPDGVMEQTKEHVFLSRTLGITQIIIAVNKMDAVKYDEKRFNEVKKDLSDLIKMVGYKPEETLFIPISSLQGVNFKANSPETPWYKGPALIPALDTFKEPDKPTDKPFRLPIQDVYSISGIGTVPVGRVETGIMKKGMKVSFMPANKDGEIKSIEMHHEEIPQALPGDNVGFNVRGIGKGDIRRGDVCGPVEAPPTVADEFTAQIVVLQHPSALTVGYTPVFHCHTTQTACTFIELKKKLDPRSGQTKEENPTFLKSGDAAIVVIKPTKPMVIENVKELPQLGRFAVRDMGSTIAAGMCIAIQPKQMR; encoded by the coding sequence ATGGCATCTGACAAACCTCACATGAATCTGGCCGTTATCGGCCACATCGACCACGGAAAGTCAACCACCGTCGGACGGATGATGTTCGAGACCGGCGCTGTACCGGCCCACATCATTGAAGGGTACCGCAAGGAGGCTGAGACCAAGGGTAAGGCAACCTTTGAGTTTGCATGGGTTATGGACAACCTCAAGGAAGAGCGTGAGAGAGGTATCACCATCGATATCGCTCACAAGAGGTTCGACACCCCCAAGTACTACTTCACCGTTGTGGACTGCCCCGGGCACAGGGACTTCGTCAAGAACATGATCACCGGTGCATCTCAGGCTGATGCAGCAGTTCTCGTTGTCGCAGCTCCTGATGGTGTCATGGAGCAGACCAAGGAGCACGTTTTCCTCTCAAGAACCCTTGGCATTACCCAGATCATCATCGCCGTCAACAAGATGGACGCTGTCAAGTACGACGAGAAGCGGTTCAACGAAGTCAAGAAGGATCTCTCCGATCTCATCAAGATGGTCGGTTACAAGCCCGAAGAAACCCTTTTCATCCCGATCAGTTCCCTGCAGGGCGTAAACTTCAAAGCCAACAGCCCCGAGACTCCCTGGTACAAGGGCCCGGCACTCATTCCGGCACTCGACACCTTCAAGGAGCCCGACAAACCGACCGACAAGCCCTTCCGGCTCCCGATCCAGGATGTGTACAGCATCAGCGGTATCGGCACTGTTCCGGTCGGCCGCGTTGAGACCGGTATCATGAAGAAGGGAATGAAGGTCAGCTTCATGCCCGCCAACAAGGATGGGGAAATCAAGTCCATCGAGATGCATCACGAAGAGATCCCGCAGGCACTCCCTGGCGACAACGTAGGGTTCAACGTCCGCGGTATCGGCAAGGGCGACATCCGCCGCGGCGATGTTTGCGGCCCTGTTGAAGCACCCCCGACCGTTGCAGATGAATTCACTGCACAGATCGTCGTGCTCCAGCACCCGAGCGCACTGACCGTCGGTTACACTCCGGTCTTCCACTGCCACACCACCCAGACAGCCTGCACATTCATCGAGCTCAAGAAGAAACTCGACCCCCGCTCCGGCCAGACCAAGGAAGAGAACCCGACCTTCCTCAAATCCGGTGACGCAGCCATTGTCGTCATCAAGCCCACAAAGCCGATGGTCATTGAGAACGTCAAGGAACTCCCGCAGCTCGGCAGGTTCGCCGTCCGCGATATGGGTTCAACGATCGCCGCCGGTATGTGCATCGCAATCCAGCCAAAACAGATGAGATAA
- the rpsJ gene encoding 30S ribosomal protein S10 produces MQKARIRLTGTDFQKVEMVCDRIREIAERTGVNLAGPIPLPTKRLVVPIRKSPDGEGTATWDRWQLRVHKRLIDIDADERALRQLMRIQVPKDIGIEIVLES; encoded by the coding sequence ATGCAGAAAGCCAGAATTCGCCTGACAGGAACCGACTTTCAGAAAGTAGAGATGGTCTGTGACAGGATAAGGGAGATCGCAGAACGCACAGGTGTTAATCTGGCCGGCCCGATACCGCTCCCGACCAAAAGACTGGTCGTACCAATCCGCAAGAGCCCTGATGGAGAGGGGACCGCAACATGGGACCGCTGGCAGCTGCGTGTCCACAAACGCCTTATTGATATCGATGCGGATGAGCGTGCTCTTCGCCAGCTGATGCGCATCCAGGTGCCAAAGGATATCGGCATTGAGATTGTCTTAGAGAGTTGA
- a CDS encoding flippase activity-associated protein Agl23, protein MQQAALFSQRLKTLFTFERIFLLLLIIAFVLRFLLLDFKLLHHDEAIHSWFSYQLLTESTWAYDPSYHGPFLYFVTAGMFSAFGASDLVARLLPSLFGLLLIPLVYSIYRLGYISKNQTLLASLFIAISPDMVYFSRFLRHDIFMLFFTFLLVVALFYYFERKQSRFAIIAAIATAGALCCKEEMPILLIIIGSFFFITLWQGRFSLPAPWKKDLVICILLVIALCCTLYTGFGGHPDTIIGKDTVLSPAGFHFDMKTTGWYQAVEHWTDMHKQQRLGGPWFYYIPLNLLYELPIFILALIGTIQILISGTTLSVVYRRLKNVLRLRRFTLTVEDLAQVSSRQLKAAQATTPKSDTFFRFSVWWMILTMAFYAYVGEKVPWLIIPQLLPMCFVAVYKLNWQKTVIALVGCIFLCLMVWHVAFVPADINEPIVQVQNSEEMRDVMRIMEQSDTIVIASKDYWPLPWYFRDTWNDKITLYSTVPEESVLTEDNAQVIILHDAESLPSISGYEKETHKLSYWFSIYDNNKRLPEYYLLRDGKMGSINIDVFTLRNF, encoded by the coding sequence GTGCAGCAGGCCGCTCTTTTTTCTCAAAGACTCAAAACTCTTTTTACCTTCGAGCGAATTTTTCTCTTACTTCTGATTATCGCATTTGTTCTCCGGTTCTTGCTGCTTGACTTCAAGCTGTTGCACCATGACGAGGCAATCCATTCATGGTTCTCGTACCAGCTGCTGACAGAGAGTACCTGGGCATATGATCCGAGTTACCATGGCCCGTTCCTCTATTTCGTCACAGCAGGGATGTTCTCGGCTTTCGGGGCTTCCGACCTCGTGGCAAGGCTGCTCCCGTCATTGTTCGGTCTCCTGTTAATCCCGCTCGTTTACAGTATTTACCGGCTGGGATATATCAGCAAAAACCAGACATTGCTCGCCAGCCTGTTCATCGCCATATCTCCCGATATGGTCTATTTTTCCCGGTTCCTCCGGCATGACATTTTCATGCTGTTCTTTACCTTTCTGCTCGTTGTCGCATTATTCTATTATTTCGAGCGGAAACAATCACGGTTTGCCATCATCGCCGCGATAGCAACAGCGGGTGCCCTCTGCTGCAAGGAGGAGATGCCGATCCTTCTGATCATTATCGGATCGTTCTTCTTCATCACACTCTGGCAGGGGCGTTTCTCACTCCCGGCACCGTGGAAAAAGGATCTTGTCATCTGCATTCTACTCGTGATTGCACTCTGCTGCACGCTTTATACGGGATTCGGCGGACACCCGGACACAATCATCGGGAAGGATACTGTCCTTTCCCCCGCCGGATTCCATTTCGACATGAAAACCACGGGATGGTATCAGGCCGTTGAGCACTGGACAGACATGCACAAGCAGCAGCGCCTTGGCGGGCCCTGGTTTTATTATATTCCCCTGAACCTGCTCTATGAACTGCCGATCTTCATTCTGGCACTCATCGGCACGATCCAGATCCTCATTTCCGGCACGACCCTGTCCGTCGTTTACCGGCGCTTGAAAAATGTCCTGCGGTTGCGCCGGTTCACGCTGACAGTAGAGGATCTTGCCCAGGTAAGCAGCCGTCAGCTGAAAGCAGCACAGGCAACGACTCCTAAATCCGATACGTTCTTCCGGTTTAGTGTCTGGTGGATGATCCTGACCATGGCATTCTATGCCTATGTCGGGGAGAAAGTTCCCTGGCTCATCATCCCCCAGTTGCTCCCGATGTGTTTTGTTGCCGTATACAAACTGAACTGGCAGAAGACTGTTATTGCCCTTGTCGGGTGCATATTCCTTTGCCTAATGGTATGGCATGTTGCCTTTGTTCCCGCGGATATCAATGAACCCATTGTCCAAGTCCAGAATTCCGAAGAAATGCGTGATGTCATGCGGATCATGGAACAGTCAGATACGATTGTGATTGCGTCCAAGGATTACTGGCCGCTTCCCTGGTATTTCCGCGATACCTGGAACGATAAGATCACCTTATACAGTACAGTCCCGGAGGAATCAGTACTGACCGAAGACAACGCCCAGGTTATCATCCTCCATGACGCAGAAAGCCTGCCTTCCATCAGCGGGTACGAGAAGGAAACCCACAAGTTATCCTATTGGTTCTCCATCTATGACAACAACAAGCGTCTGCCCGAATACTATCTCCTCCGTGACGGAAAGATGGGCAGTATCAACATTGACGTGTTTACGCTTCGAAACTTTTGA